From a region of the bacterium genome:
- a CDS encoding class I SAM-dependent methyltransferase, whose product MPRKKKFRRIEKTWDEFWAEFWRIRLIREDEATAWKDQQVVEFCCDVLGIRPGMTVLDLGCGAGFQARLFAERGIRVHGIDISPPLIRHARRLATRHRLPATFAVGDMRDFAVETPFDRVLVLGMSFGFGTDKENETALTNIFRATKPGGRIMLTGQHPYSVSNHTGPEWVETDEGHLVHRGEFDSITCRLGGWWELVCPDGTIVTEGENPESDGIRCYSPPEMTKLLADAGFAKAEYYGSWLLPPSEMQWFSSEMISVATKPVVRASSRRS is encoded by the coding sequence ATGCCAAGAAAGAAGAAATTTCGCCGCATCGAGAAAACCTGGGATGAGTTCTGGGCGGAATTCTGGCGCATCCGGCTGATTCGCGAAGACGAAGCAACCGCCTGGAAGGATCAACAGGTGGTCGAGTTCTGTTGTGACGTGCTCGGCATTCGTCCGGGAATGACGGTTCTGGACCTCGGATGCGGCGCGGGATTTCAGGCTCGATTATTCGCCGAACGTGGTATTCGTGTTCACGGAATAGACATCTCGCCGCCGCTCATTCGACACGCCCGCCGACTGGCCACACGCCATCGGCTTCCGGCCACGTTCGCGGTGGGCGATATGCGTGATTTCGCCGTTGAGACTCCCTTCGACCGGGTGCTGGTGCTGGGAATGAGTTTCGGATTCGGAACCGACAAAGAAAACGAAACGGCACTGACCAATATTTTTCGCGCCACCAAGCCGGGCGGTCGAATCATGCTCACCGGGCAACATCCCTACTCGGTCTCGAATCACACGGGTCCCGAATGGGTTGAGACTGATGAAGGCCATCTGGTTCACCGCGGCGAATTCGACTCGATCACTTGCCGGCTCGGTGGATGGTGGGAGCTGGTTTGTCCGGACGGTACCATCGTCACGGAAGGCGAGAATCCCGAATCCGACGGCATTCGCTGCTATTCGCCGCCGGAAATGACCAAGCTTCTTGCCGATGCTGGATTTGCGAAAGCGGAATACTACGGATCGTGGCTTCTGCCGCCTTCCGAAATGCAGTGGTTCTCGAGCGAGATGATTTCCGTTGCGACCAAACCCGTCGTTCGGGCATCGTCACGGAGGTCATAG